A segment of the Flavobacteriales bacterium genome:
TGCGAAGGTGGCGTCCTTCTCGCCGAGTTGTATCTCCGGCTTCTGGTAGAAGAAGCTCACATCGGCCGCCACGCTCTGCCCCGCCTTGCTGTTGGCGCCCTGCACGCTGATGCCGCCGGTCAGGTTGCTGTTGATGTAGCGGATCGCGATGCCGCCTCCGAAGTAGTCACTGAACTTCTGCGCGAAGGCCACATCAATGGCGAACTCGGCCGGTTTGAACTCGCGGATGGTGCTGCCATTGATGTCCGTGAAGGTGATGCTGCCCAAGTTGAAGTAGCGCAGGCTGCCGCCGATGGCGCTGCGATCGTTCGCGAGCTTCTTGTAGCCGGTCACGTACGCCAGGCTCATGTCGGGCACCAGCTTGCGCAGCCATGGGCTGTAGCTGATGCTGAACTCGCCCTCCTTGTCCGCGAAGGCGAGCTTCGAGGGGTTCCAGTGGATCGAGTTCGCATCCGGCGACACCGCTACCCCCGCATCGCCCATGCCGCCCGCGCGGCTGTCCACGCTGATCATCAGGAAGGGTACCGCCGTGGTGATGGTGTTCATGTTGCCCTCCTTGCAGTCACGGCCATTGATCTGGTTCACGCAGGCGTTGTTCTGGGAAGAAGCGCGAGCCGAGAGCAGGAGCAACGGTGCGGCGAGCAGCGGCTTATGGAGGGAGCGGAGAATCATCGTGCGGTCGTGGAAAGCGGTGCGAATATACTGGCGGTGCAGGGCTTGGCGGGTCAGCGGAGGATCACGAGTTTCTCGAATTGCTCGGCCTTGGCGCCATCGGGGGCGGCCACGCTGAGGCGGTACACATAAACCCCGCGCCCGAGGTTGTCGCCGAAGTCGTCGCGGCCGTCCCAAGCGAGGGG
Coding sequences within it:
- the porV gene encoding type IX secretion system outer membrane channel protein PorV gives rise to the protein MILRSLHKPLLAAPLLLLSARASSQNNACVNQINGRDCKEGNMNTITTAVPFLMISVDSRAGGMGDAGVAVSPDANSIHWNPSKLAFADKEGEFSISYSPWLRKLVPDMSLAYVTGYKKLANDRSAIGGSLRYFNLGSITFTDINGSTIREFKPAEFAIDVAFAQKFSDYFGGGIAIRYINSNLTGGISVQGANSKAGQSVAADVSFFYQKPEIQLGEKDATFAFGLNVSNVGAKMSYTSSANKDFIPINLRLGPALTVNLDEYNSLTVNIDANKLLVPTPPIYDPKERDPATGEFLVASGRNPNVGVAEGIFGSFSDAPGFGEWNADSSAYTVYEGSKRREELQEINLAGGLEYWYDKQFAFRAGYFHEHFNKGNRQYFTVGLGLRYSKFALDMSYLIANQQRSPLANTLRFTLGFVFDGKGSKKKAG